The following coding sequences lie in one Arachis ipaensis cultivar K30076 chromosome B03, Araip1.1, whole genome shotgun sequence genomic window:
- the LOC107629794 gene encoding basic leucine zipper 61-like: protein MAQLPPKIPNMASNNWPEFSSNQNHHHQKMPSLTSISTNTNRAQNQQQQQNPSWVDEFLDFSSARRGAHRRSMSDSIFVESPRHINNSSSNGDGGGEDEFERFDDYQFMNMFSDEVVSGGDNNTNNSMNMMTMMTDNERDTNNKEINKDDDHHDHDHDQQQVKVESDEDESQCNNKALDNDDDSSKNNNNNSNANAATTNSSEKITDPKRVKRILANRQSAQRSRVRKLQYISELERSVTSLQAEVSVLSPRVAFLDHQRLLLNVDNSALKQRIAALAQDKIFKDAHQEALKREIERLRQVYHQLNVKKNMEIASATVSPSISPSSTRPRCDTQNNEKEQLINV from the exons ATGGCACAATTGCCGCCAAAGATTCCAAACATGGCAAGTAATAATTGGCCTGAGTTTTCATCAAATCAAAATCATCATCACCAAAAGATGCCTTCTCTCAcaagcatttcaacaaacacaaacCGCGCCCAAAACCAACAACAGCAGCAAAACCCTTCCTGGGTTGACGAGTTTCTGGACTTCTCGTCGGCGAGGCGCGGGGCCCACCGACGATCCATGAGCGACTCCATTTTCGTGGAGTCGCCGAGGCACATTAACAACAGCAGCAGCAACGGCGACGGCGGCGGCGAAGACGAGTTTGAGAGGTTTGATGATTATCAATTCATGAACATGTTCAGTGATGAGGTAGTTTCCGGCGGTGATAACAATACTAACAACTCCATGAatatgatgacgatgatgacg GATAATGAGAGAGACACAAACAACAAAGAGATCAATAAGGATGATGATCATCATGATCATGATCATGATCAGCAACAAGTGAAGGTAGAATCCGATGAAGATGAAAGCCAATGCAACAATAAAGCTCTGGATAATGATGATGATAGCAGTaagaataacaataataactcCAATGCAAATGCTGCTACTACAAATTCCAGTGAAAAAATTACAGACCCCAAGAGGGTAAAAAG GATTTTGGCTAATAGACAATCAGCACAAAGATCAAGAGTGAGGAAGCTGCAATACATATCAGAGCTTGAGCGCAGCGTAACTTCATTACAG GCGGAAGTTTCAGTATTATCACCGCGGGTGGCATTTTTGGATCACCAACGTTTGCTTCTAAATGTTGATAACAGTGCTCTCAAGCAAAGAATCGCAGCTTTGGCACAGGACAAGATCTTCAAAGATG CTCACCAAGAAGCACTGAAAAGGGAGATAGAGAGACTAAGGCAAGTGTATCACCAATTAAACGTGAAGAAGAATATGGAAATTGCTTCAGCCACAGTGTCACCTTCAATATCTCCATCTTCAACCAGACCACGTTGTGATACTCAGAATAATGAAAAGGAACAGCTTATCAatgtttga